One region of Lactobacillus johnsonii genomic DNA includes:
- the tilS gene encoding tRNA lysidine(34) synthetase TilS: MTKFTTFFTENNIEIKNKKFLLAASGGPDSVALLKMLVNFLPNPSEQLIVAHLDHCLRDDSFLESQLLQRLTSALKVKLVEKKWPVELHPQAGVEAKAREYRYAFLAEVGRKYQTDYLLTAHHGDDLIENILLKFIRSGDVAEMNSLQIVGNLGSMKLLRPLVKYSKDELLKYDKDHHLDFIEDKTNFEDDTLRNRLRHHVVPLLKKETSHLVKNANHFSESVALLSKCQSDLFDSLPSPINFSKALRGKKEDIARLNTHEAAAFFDYLIYKKWHQRIHFDEIDLNKNVIFNKENFQLLFYQKYYYLINRNELAVIDPKRKLVKLNEKFSFNGKKYLITQDEKSQKLAGYFYGEKAKYLEVGSLPQGSTLKLATGKQTKAKKKFAENGIPLALRPYCLTVWQEENPVYVESVYQNQEYNPNFVRYNVYIYF, from the coding sequence ATGACAAAATTTACAACTTTTTTTACTGAAAATAATATTGAAATAAAAAATAAAAAATTTTTACTGGCTGCAAGTGGCGGTCCAGATTCAGTAGCGTTGCTGAAGATGCTGGTTAATTTTTTACCTAATCCATCTGAACAATTGATTGTTGCACATTTGGACCATTGTCTAAGAGATGATAGCTTTTTAGAAAGCCAACTTTTACAAAGATTAACTTCAGCCCTTAAAGTAAAGCTAGTAGAAAAAAAGTGGCCAGTTGAACTTCATCCGCAAGCTGGGGTTGAAGCAAAAGCCAGAGAGTACCGTTATGCATTCCTAGCAGAGGTTGGAAGAAAGTATCAAACTGATTATCTTTTAACAGCACATCACGGGGATGATTTAATTGAAAATATTTTATTGAAGTTTATTCGCTCTGGGGATGTAGCTGAAATGAATAGTCTTCAAATTGTGGGAAATCTCGGTTCAATGAAATTGTTGCGCCCTTTAGTTAAATATTCTAAAGATGAATTATTGAAATATGATAAGGACCACCATCTTGATTTCATTGAAGATAAAACTAATTTTGAAGATGACACTTTAAGAAATCGTTTGAGACATCATGTTGTTCCATTATTAAAGAAAGAGACAAGTCATCTAGTTAAAAATGCTAACCACTTTAGTGAGAGTGTAGCGTTACTTTCAAAGTGTCAGAGTGATCTCTTTGATAGTTTACCTTCTCCAATAAATTTTAGTAAAGCGCTACGGGGTAAAAAGGAAGATATAGCTCGGTTAAATACACATGAAGCGGCAGCTTTTTTTGATTATTTAATCTATAAAAAGTGGCATCAAAGAATCCATTTTGATGAAATTGACTTGAATAAAAATGTGATTTTCAATAAAGAAAATTTTCAATTGCTTTTTTATCAAAAATATTACTATTTGATTAATAGAAATGAATTAGCTGTAATTGATCCTAAAAGAAAACTAGTTAAATTAAATGAAAAATTTTCTTTTAACGGAAAAAAATATTTAATTACCCAGGATGAAAAGTCACAAAAATTGGCTGGTTATTTTTATGGCGAAAAAGCAAAGTATTTAGAGGTAGGGAGCTTGCCACAAGGTAGTACATTAAAGTTAGCTACAGGAAAACAAACTAAGGCTAAGAAAAAATTTGCTGAAAATGGGATTCCTTTAGCTTTAAGGCCGTATTGTTTGACAGTCTGGCAAGAGGAAAATCCAGTCTATGTTGAAAGTGTTTATCAAAATCAAGAATATAACCCCAATTTTGTACGCTATAATGTATATATTTATTTTTAA
- a CDS encoding S1 RNA-binding domain-containing protein, producing the protein MKFPIGLRLNAKVNNITKLGIFVTLPHRHHGLIFHKDFGDKWESVKKKYSVGDEIRVVVINNREGKISLSLSQVNNSDLVDPTNEFKDSKDFTPLAKLLEKSTDKIANLKNQLNLSDR; encoded by the coding sequence GTGAAATTTCCAATTGGATTAAGGCTCAATGCTAAAGTGAATAATATTACTAAACTTGGGATTTTTGTAACTTTGCCACATCGACATCATGGTTTGATTTTCCATAAAGACTTCGGTGATAAGTGGGAAAGTGTTAAAAAGAAGTATAGTGTTGGAGACGAAATCCGTGTTGTTGTGATCAATAATCGTGAAGGAAAAATTTCTCTATCATTGAGTCAGGTAAATAATTCTGATTTAGTTGATCCAACTAATGAATTTAAAGATAGTAAAGATTTTACTCCACTAGCTAAATTATTAGAGAAATCTACTGATAAAATAGCTAATTTAAAAAATCAATTGAATTTAAGTGACCGGTAG